Sequence from the Thermus tengchongensis genome:
CGCAAGCTGGCGCCCCGGAGCCCACGGCACCACCTTCGGCGGCCAGGCGGTCTCCGCGGCCGCGGCCCACGCCACCTTGGACCTGCTGGAAGGGGGCCTGATGGAAAACGCCGCCCAGGTGGGGGCCTTTTTGCTTCAGGAGCTCCGGGGAATGCAGGCCCGCTACCCCTTCCTGGGGGACGTGCGGGGCCGGGGCCTGATGATCGGCCTGGACTTCGGCACCCCCGAGGAGGAGCGGCCCGACCTCAGGGATAAGGCGGTGGAGCTGGCCTTCCAGAAGGGGCTCCTCCTCCTCCCCGCGGGGCCTTCCGCCCTCCGCATCGCCCCACCCCTCGTCCTCACCCGGGAGGAGGCGGCCATGGGCCTGGAGATCCTCGAGGCCGTGTTCCGTAGCCTCTAGGGAAGGAAGTGGCCCAAAGAAGCGAGGGCCGGGCCACCCCCGGCCCTCCCTGCCTTCCCTTTTACTTCGGCTCGCCCGGCCAGTCCCCCACCACGCCCGGGGCTGCCCATTCCATGCTGAGAAGCTCCTGCAAGGTGGCCTTTTTCCCCGCCGGGATGCGCACCACCCCCTTGCGGTCCTGGATGGGCCCGGTGAAGGGGTCAAAGGTGGGCTTGGGGCTCTGCATGTCCTTCATAAGGGCCATGATGCGGTCGTACACGCTGACCTTCTTGCCACCAACCGTCATCTGGGCCTTCTGCAACAGGGGCACGTGCTTGGGGTTGATGGGCACCCCGTAGTCCGCCCCCATCTCCACCGCCTTGTGCTGCAGGAGCCAGAAGTAGTCCACGTTCTCCAGGTTCTTGGCGGTGTAGACCCCCTCCTTTACCCTCTTGAGGAAGTCAATGTAGATGACATCCCAGTGGACGATCTGGCCGGAAACCACGTGGTTGGGGGCAAACTTCAGCATGGGGGTGTAGTGGCCGAAAGAGTAGGCCCCCTTCTTGGCCGCCGTCTGGATCACCGTGGGGGTGTCCTCGGTGAAGGCGAAGACGTCCGCCCCCTGAGAAAGCAGGGCCTCCGTGGCCTCCCGGGCCTTGGCCGGGTCGTACCAGGCGTTGATCCAGCGCACCAGGACCTGGGCCTTGGGGTTCACCGCCCGCACCCCCAGGGTGAAGGCGTTGATGTGGCGCTTCACCTCGGGGATGGGGAAGGCGGCCACGTAGCCCACCTTGCCCGTCTTGGAAAGGGCCCCGGCCGCCAGGCCGTTCAGGTAGTAGACCTGGTAGAAGTCCGCCATGTAGGTGGCCACGTTGGGAGCCCGCTTGATCCCGGTGGCGTGGGCAAAGATGACGTTGGGGTACTTTTTGGCCGCCTCGAGGACCGCCTCCATGTACCCGAAGCTGGTGGCGAAGATCACCTGGCACCCTTCCTTCACGAAGCGGTCGATGACCGGAAGGGCCTGGGCCTCGGGCACGCTTTCCACATACCGGGTTTCCAGCCAGGGAAGA
This genomic interval carries:
- a CDS encoding BMP family ABC transporter substrate-binding protein, with amino-acid sequence MRRILGLVLLALGLAWAQGDKLKACFIYVGPIGDAGWTYAHDQGRKKAEAALPWLETRYVESVPEAQALPVIDRFVKEGCQVIFATSFGYMEAVLEAAKKYPNVIFAHATGIKRAPNVATYMADFYQVYYLNGLAAGALSKTGKVGYVAAFPIPEVKRHINAFTLGVRAVNPKAQVLVRWINAWYDPAKAREATEALLSQGADVFAFTEDTPTVIQTAAKKGAYSFGHYTPMLKFAPNHVVSGQIVHWDVIYIDFLKRVKEGVYTAKNLENVDYFWLLQHKAVEMGADYGVPINPKHVPLLQKAQMTVGGKKVSVYDRIMALMKDMQSPKPTFDPFTGPIQDRKGVVRIPAGKKATLQELLSMEWAAPGVVGDWPGEPK